A single genomic interval of Helianthus annuus cultivar XRQ/B chromosome 6, HanXRQr2.0-SUNRISE, whole genome shotgun sequence harbors:
- the LOC110936727 gene encoding uncharacterized protein LOC110936727, with protein sequence MSRRRAKTPGWAAFDPKNQQKQVTNIETHNDPYPPISTTLQHHQNPSTNGNLTGKSFFSVLTHSSASTTAHSPLMENSQSDKMTSNNISRVYEKLKVDHPWANENLIEDIVEAVDDDFDKASALLIEMAPQEKKEAELDNNIEEVGLAAKYYERLDEHNNSEKVLVDDNLPLGFMSMIPVEPEWEDDDMYLMHRKEAIRAMRLASRHSKAASEAYLRRDHTAAQEYSLKAREEWSNAEKLHAKAAKEILTIRNCENDDWKLDLHGLHATEAVQVLLERLLKIESQSSYATKPDKTNLKVGLETEKSDRQQQLSKPRLLEVITGKGSHSRGEAALPVAIKSFLSEKGYYYFEARIGVITVQPKFRQLSTALSNH encoded by the exons ATGTCTAGGAGGAGGGCCAAAACGCCTGGATGGGCTGCATTTGACCCTAAAAACCAACAGAAACAAGTTACTAATATCGAAACACATAATGACCCATACCCACCAATCTCTACTACATTGCAACACCACCAAAATCCTTCAACAAACGGTAATCTTACTGGGAAATCTTTCTTCTCTGTCCTAACTCACTCATCAGCCAGCACGACTGCTCATAGCCCTTTAATGGAAAATAGTCAGAGTGACAAGATGACTTCCAACAACATCTCTCGAGTTTATGAGAAACTCAAGGTAGATCATCCATGGGCTAACGAGAACTTAATAGAGGATATAGTAGAAGCTGTAGATGATGATTTTGACAAAGCCTCGGCTTTACTAATTGAGATGGCTCCCCAGGAGAAGAAGGAAGCGGAGCTTGACAATAATATTGAGGAGGTTGGTCTTGCTGCAAAGTATTATGAACGGTTAGATGAGCATAATAATTCCGAGAAGGTGCTTGTTGATGATAATTTACCGTTAGGGTTCATGAGTATGATCCCAGTGGAGCCTGAATGGGAAGATGATGACATGTATCTTATGCATCGGAAAGAAGCGATCAGGGCAATGAGGTTAGCCTCTCGCCACTCAAAAGCAGCCAGTGAGGCCTATTTAAGAAGAGATCACACAGCTGCACAAGAATATTCTCTTAAGGCTCGAGAAGAATGGAGTAATGCGGAAAAGCTTCATGCTAAAGCGGCAAAGGAAATATTAACCATCAGGAACTGTGAAAATGATGATTGGAAGTTGGATTTGCACGGTCTTCATGCCACAGAAGCAGTGCAAGTTTTACTAGAGCGTTTACTGAAGATAGAGTCTCAGTCGTCGTATGCTACAAAACCCGATAAAACCAATCTTAAAGTAGGTCTAGAAACAGAAAAATCAGATAGACAACAACAGTTATCTAAGCCAAGATTGTTGGAAGTCATTACAG GTAAAGGTAGTCACAGCCGAGGGGAAGCTGCGCTTCCAGTAGCAATTAAAAGCTTTCTCAGTGAAAAAGG GTACTATTACTTTGAGGCAAGAATAGGTGTTATAACGGTACAGCCTAAATTCCGGCAACTGTCAACTGCTTTGTCAAATCACTAG